The sequence GGAGATATGCCGTGACCTGCTGAATATGTCGGATGAGGAGATCAAGCGATTGATAGATGAAGACGTACTGCACAATCCAGAAAGTGCCAAGGGAGCCGGGGGCGGGATGTTCGGTTGAATATATATAAACCAAATAAGGAAGGAAACCTGGAAGATCAGGTTTATAGATAAAAATAAAAAGGAGGAAATGAGCAATGAAGGCAGCGGTACTGTATGAGATCAAGACCCCATTAAAGATTGAGGATGTCTCTCTCGATGACCCACAACAGAACGAGGTGCTGGTAAAAATTGTGGCTTCAGGAGTGTGTCACAGCGATCTTCACTTCATGAATGGCGATATGCCACAACCCACGCCCTTTGTACCGGGGCATGAGGGAGCTGGCATCGTGGAAAAAGTAGGGCCTGGGGTAACCACCCTTCAGCCCGGCGACCATGTACTGCTCAACATCGCGTTTTCGTGCGGCAAATGCCCCCGCTGTTACGAGGGTCGGCCCACCCTGTGCGTGGAGAACCTGCCTATTCAGATGATGGCGACTCTACCCGGTGGAGGAATACGATTACATAAGGGAGATCAAGCGCTGTATCACCTTTTCGGCCTTGCCTGCTTTGCCCAGAAAGTGGTGGTGCATGAGCGGTCAGCAATAAAGATCCGGGAGGATGCCCCTCTAGATGTTGTGTGTGTCCTCGGCTGTGGCGTTAGCACCGGCATTGGCGCCGCGATAAATACAGCACATGTAAGGCCTGGCGAAAGCATAGTTATCTATGGCTGTGGCGGCGTAGGGCTGAGTGCCGTTATGGGAGCTAAGCTGGCGGGCGCTGGCACGA comes from Dehalococcoidia bacterium and encodes:
- a CDS encoding Zn-dependent alcohol dehydrogenase, giving the protein MKAAVLYEIKTPLKIEDVSLDDPQQNEVLVKIVASGVCHSDLHFMNGDMPQPTPFVPGHEGAGIVEKVGPGVTTLQPGDHVLLNIAFSCGKCPRCYEGRPTLCVENLPIQMMATLPGGGIRLHKGDQALYHLFGLACFAQKVVVHERSAIKIREDAPLDVVCVLGCGVSTGIGAAINTAHVRPGESIVIYGCGGVGLSAVMGAKLAGAGTIIAVSRSDHKLNKAKELGADYVIKASEEEPLAKVAELTGGGADYAIESVGSVNVIVQALGSIRMGGTCVVAGMAPLADTLTLAPFHFLLGKTMTGSTQGDVVPQIDIPRYIDLFMAGKLPIDKLITKSYKLEQVNEAFEALEKGEAIKSVIKL